The following proteins come from a genomic window of Canis lupus dingo isolate Sandy chromosome 20, ASM325472v2, whole genome shotgun sequence:
- the NBEAL2 gene encoding neurobeachin-like protein 2 isoform X5 encodes MAASERLYELWLLYYAQKDLGYLQQWLKAFVGAFEKSISLSSLEPRRPDEAGAEVPLLPPDALHVLAEQLDEGDLEQALVLLKLFIILCRNPENVEAGWGQVLVPRVLALLRKLSTELKGAPGSQEGQGPQLESVALHALLLCEGLFDPYETWRRQHSGEVISSREKSKYKFPPAALPSEFGAFFQESLQDADGLPPMLLLRLVHLFGAVLAGGKENGQMAVSAGSVQGLLGVVRGWDHGPAQDPRLVPLALEALVGAVHVLHASRTPPRGPELRTLLEGYFRILNADWPAGPSPGPEEALVTLRVSMLDAIPRMLVCEDRPVLQATFLSNNCFEHLTRLIQNSKVLDQDTDAIAVHVVRVLTCIMSGSPSAKEVFKERIGFPHLHEVLQSHGPPTHRLLQELLNMAVEGDHSICPPPPILNEQPVLMLMQWLPALPTAELRLFLAQRLRWLCDSCPASRATCVQAGLVGHLLETLGAGAALGAHCQEQLLALLQALGRVSLRPLELRCLLRPPAGLDSGPAGAEAGNARHAGAVIRALSGMARHQGGARALHYFDLTPGMAGIMVPPVQRWPGPGFTFHAWLCLHPVAAAPGPAPSRPPQRKQLYSFFTSSGSGFEAFFTAAGTLVVAVCTRKEYLTMSLPEVSFADSAWHCVAIVHVPGRRPFSQNLVHVYKDGQLVQTAPLRCPSLSEPFSSCCIGSAGHRTTTTTTGPPTPPVPAALAHAHPSFSRSQSVPATAGLGWGSGLVAPLQEGTISSTLAGTQDTRWGSPTSLEGELGTIVIFHEVLPPAALRALFTLGPNEVAPFKPESELHELSTKLLLHYSPQACRNNICLDLSPGHGLDGRLTGHRVETWDVKDVVTCVGGMAALLPLLERVASQPQEAEAGPAETHDLVGPELTSGHNTQGLLLPLGKSSEVRMERNAVAAFLLMLRNFLQGHAVNQESLVQCQGPAIIGALLRKVPSWAMDMNVLMSAQLLMEQVAAEGSGPLLYLLYQHLLFNFHLWSPSDFAVRLGHIQYMSSIVREHRQKLRKKYGVQFILDALRTHYSPQREHPLAADDVHTVQTSLLGLVRELLVRSSATDDMQVVLSFLVAAGDDGQVVGALDLLLALLQGSPAQESLAIFLLEQGNLEVLLALLVQPRSLPLLPDRVCKILRKLQQNERLPERSRQRLRLREYSLQGLIACLPEGAASPQLCQGLYKLFLGADCVNLSDLLAVVQLSLQADLSVRLDVCRQLFHLIYGQPDIVRLLARQAGWQDVLTRLYVLEATTVASPLPFSPEPALCKPPTESPETSDVFLPSETPSPDPDTFYHALSPFCIPFDLGLERASVGSCNTAGGGGGSGSGTLTPASQPGTPSPLDGPRPFPVAHGRHSSSLSNVLEDGSLPEPTTSGDDASNASNPQQTSEEELCNLLTNVLFSVTWRGVEGSDEAAWRERGQVFSVLTQLGASATLVRPPDCIKRSLLEMMLESALTDIKEAPVGVLASLTQQALWLLRLLQDFLCAEGHGNQELWSEKLFEGVCSLLDRLGAWPHLANGTADLREMAQIGLRLVLGYILLEDPQLHAQAYVKLHSLLQTTVPMRREEACYVLSKLEAALARALNTSPSKTTTQDKESPSAAAAATERCSWLVPLVRTLLDRAYGPLGLQWGLPSLPPTNGSPTFFEDFQAFCATPEWRHFIDKQVQPTMSQFEMDTYAKSHDLMSGFWNACYDTLMSSGQRRQRERTQGRRAFQELVLEPAQRRVRLEGLRYGAAVKQQAAQQSTALLHWGALWRQLSSPCGAWALRDPPVPRWKLSSAETYSRMRLKLVPNHHFNPHLEASALRDNLGEGPLTPTEEASLPLAVTKEAKVSTLPEELQEDQLSEEELAALEKAMQAVELDEQHEKLVLSAECQLVTVVAVIPGLLEITTQHVYFYDGSAERVETEEGIGHDFRRPLTQLREVHLRRFNLRRSALELFFIDQANYFLNFPCKVGGAIASSPCQAPRPQPYPIPPHTQVRNQMYSLLLRLRPPAQGYLSSRSPQEMLRASGLTQKWVQREISNFEYLMQLNTIAGRTYNDLSQYPVFPWVLQDYVSPTLDLSNPAVFRDLSKPIGVVNPKHAQLVREKYESFEDPAGTIDKFHYGTHYSNAAGVMHYLIRVEPFTSLHVQLQSGRFDCSDRQFHSVAAAWQARLESPADVKELIPEFFYFPDFLENQNGFDLGCLQLTNEKVGDVVLPPWASSPEDFIQQHRQALESEYVSAHLHEWIDLIFGYKQRGPAAEEALNVFYYCTYEGAVDLDHVVDERERKALEGIISNFGQTPCQLLKEPHPARLSAEEAAQRLARLDTNSPSIFQHLDQLKAFFAEVISEGVPLVLAVVPHRQSHSFTIQGSSDLLVTVSASGLLGIHNWLPYDRNINNYFSFNKDPTIGNPKMQRLLSGPWVPESGVSGQALAVAPDAKLLFSGGHWDGSLRVTALPRGKLLKQLNRHLDVVTCLALDTCGIYLISGSRDTTCMVWRLLQEGGLSVGLASKPVQVLYGHEAAVSCVAINTELDMAVSGSEDGTVIIHTVRRGQFVAALRPPGATLPGPVFHLALGSEGHIVVQSSARERVGAQVTYSLHLYSVNGKLRASLPLVEQPTALAVTEDFVLLGTAQCALHILHLNKLLPAAPPLPMKVPIRSVAVTKERSHVLVGLEDGKLIVVGAGQPSEARSSQFARKLWRSSRRISQVSSGETEYNPGEAR; translated from the exons aAGGACCTGGGCTACTTGCAGCAGTGGCTAAAGGCCTTTGTGGGTGCCTTCGAGAAAAGCATCTCCCTGTCCTCTCTGGAGCCACGCAG ACCAGATGAGGCGGGTGCAGAGGTGCCGCTGCTGCCACCAGACGCACTGCATGTGCTGGCAGAGCAGCTGGACGAGGGGGACCTGGAGCAAGCCCTGGTGCTGCTTAAGCTCTTCATCATTCTCTGCAG GAACCCAGAGAACGTGGAGGCGGGCTGGGGCCAGGTATTGGTGCCCCGGGTGCTGGCTTTGCTGAGGAAGCTGTCAACCGAG CTGAAAGGAGCCCCAGGATCGCAGGAGGGCCAGGGGCCGCAGCTGGAGAGCGTGGCCCTGCACGCCCTGCTCCTCTGCGAGGGCCTCTTTGACCCCTACGAGACCTGGCGGCGCCAGCACAGTGG ggaagtCATCAGTTCCAGGGAGAAGAGCAAATACAAGTTCCCTCCGGCTGCTTTGCCCAGTGAATTTGGAGCCTTCTTCCAAG AGAGCCTGCAGGATGCAGATGGCTTGCCTCCCATGCTGCTGTTGCGTCTCGTCCATCTCTTTGGTGCTGTCCTTGCGGGAGGGAAG GAGAACGGGCAGATGGCTGTGAGCGCTGGCTCTGTGCAGGGCCTGTTGGGTGTGGTACGGGGCTGGGACCATGGGCCAGCCCAGGACCCCCGCCTAGTGCCCCTGGCGCTGGAGGCACTCGTGGGGGCAGTACATGTCCTGCATGCCAGCCGCACACCCCCTCGTGGGCCAGAGCTCCGCACCCTGCTTGAGGGCTACTTCCGCATCCTTAATGCCGACTGGCCAGCGGGCCCAAGCCCAGGCCCTGAAGAGGCCCTTGTCACCCTACGGGTCAGCATGCTCG ACGCCATCCCCAGGATGCTGGTATGTGAGGACCGGCCGGTGCTACAGGCCACCTTCCTCAGCAACAATTGCTTCGAACACCTGACTCGCCTCATCCAGAACAGCAAG GTATTGGACCAGGACACAGATGCCATTGCAGTGCATGTGGTCAGGGTCCTGACCTGCATCATGAGCGGCTCCCCCTCAGCCAAG GAGGTGTTTAAAGAGCGCATCGGCTTCCCTCACCTGCACGAGGTTCTGCAGAGCCACGGTCCCCCCACGCACCGGCTGCTACAGGAGCTACTCAACATG GCTGTGGAGGGCGACCACAGCATATGTCCGCCGCCACCAATCCTCAACGAGCAGCCGGTACTGATGCTGATGCAGTGGCTGCCGGCGCTGCCCACGGCGGAGCTGCGGCTCTTCCTCGCACAACGCCTTCGGTGGCTCTGTGACAGCTGCCCTGCCAGCAGGGCCACGTGCGTGCAGGCAGGCCTGGTGGGCCACCTGCTGGAGACACTCGGCGCGGGGGCAGCCTTGGGGGCCCACTGCCAGGAGCAGCTGTTGGCATTGCTGCAAGCGCTGGGCCGCGTGTCTCTAAGGCCCCTGGAGCTGCGCTGCCTGCTACGCCCCCCCGCAGGACTGGACTCCGGGCCGGCTGGGGCCGAGGCCGGGAACGCCAGACACGCCGGTGCCGTCATCCGCGCGTTATCGGGCATGGCCCGGCACCAGGGCGGCGCGCGCGCCCTACACTACTTCGACCTGACGCCCGGCATGGCGGGTATCATGGTGCCGCCCGTGCAGCGATGGCCGGGACCCGGCTTCACCTTCCACGCCTGGCTCTGTCTGCACCCCGTGGCCGCGGCCCCTGGCCCGGCCCCCTCCCGGCCACCCCAGCGAAAGCAGCTGTACAG CTTCTTCACCAGCAGCGGCTCGGGGTTTGAGGCCTTCTTCACAGCAGCCGGCACGCTCGTGGTGGCCGTGTGTACCCGGAAGGAGTACTTGACCATGAGCCTGCCTGAGGTGTCCTTTGCCGACTCTGCCTGG CACTGTGTGGCCATCGTCCATGTGCCTGGGCGCCGGCCCTTCAGCCAAAACCTGGTCCACGTCTACAAAGATGGCCAGCTGGTCCAGACGGCGCCCCTTCGCTGCCCCTCTCTCAGTGAG CCTTTCTCCTCCTGCTGCATCGGCTCCGCTGGGCACCGCACAACGACCACCACCACGGGGCCACCCACGCCACCGGTCCCTGCTGCCCTGGCTCACGCGCATCCCTCCTTTTCCCGCTCCCAGTCAGTCCCAGCCACCGCAGGGCTTGGCTGGGGGTCTGGACTGGTGGCCCCCCTGCAGGAGGGCACCATCAGCTCCACCCTTGCAGGCACACAGGACACTCGGTGGGGCAGCCCCACATCCCTGGAGGGGGAGCTAGGGACCATAGTCATCTTCCATGAAGTGCTGCCGCCAGCGGCCCTGCGGGCCCTGTTCACCTTGG ggccCAATGAGGTGGCACCCTTCAAGCCCGAGAGTGAGCTGCATGAGCTTAGCACCAAGCTGCTCCTCCATTACTCACCTCAG gcctgtAGGAATAACATCTGCCTGGACCTGTCCCCTGGCCATGGGCTGGATGGCCGCCTGACGGGCCACAGGGTGGAGACCTGGGACgtgaag GACGTGGTGACTTGTGTGGGAGGCATGGCTGCCCTGTTGCCCCTGCTGGAGCGAGTGGCCTCACAGCCCCAAGAGGCCGAGGCAGGTCCAGCCGAGACACATGACCTTGTGGGGCCTGAACTGACCTCTGGCCACAATacccagggcctgcttctcccactgggCAAGTCCTCAG AGGTGCGCATGGAGAGGAATGCCGTGGCTGCCTTTCTGCTGATGCTGCGGAACTTCCTGCAGGGCCATGCTGTGAACCAGGAGAGCCTGGTGCAGTGCCAGGGGCCTGCCATCATTGGGGCCCTCCTGCGTAAG GTTCCCAGCTGGGCCATGGACATGAACGTGCTCATGTCTGCCCAGCTGCTGATGGAGCAGGTGGCAGCAGAGGGCAGTGGGCCCCTCCTGTACCTGCTCTACCAGCATTTGCTCTTCAACTTCCACCTCTGGAGCCCCAGTGACTTTGCCGTGCGCCTTG GCCACATCCAGTACATGTCTAGCATAGTCCGGGAACACAGACAGAAGCTGCGGAAGAAGTATGGGGTTCAGTTCATCCTGGATGCGCTGCGCACCCACTACAG CCCACAGCGGGAGCACCCCCTAGCGGCTGACGATGTGCACACCGTGCAGACCTCACTCCTTGGCCTGGTGCGGGAGTTGCTGGTTCGGAGCTCTGCCACTGATGACATGCAGGTTGTGCTTAGCTTTCTGGTGGCTGCAGGTGATGATGGCCAG GTGGTGGGTGCTCTGGACCTGCTACTGGCACTGCTGCAGGGCTCACCAGCACAGGAGTCTCTGGCCATCTTCCTGTTGGAGCAAGGGAACCTGGAGGTCTTGCTGGCTCTGCTAGTGCAGCCGAGGTCACTGCCCCTGCTGCCCGACCGAGTCTGCAAG atccTGCGCAAACTGCAGCAGAATGAGCGCTTACCTGAGCGGAGCCGTCAGCGGCTTCGGCTGCGAGAATACAGTCTCCAGGGTCTCATTGCCTGCCTGCCAGAGGGGGCTGCCTCCCCCCAGCTCTGCCAGGGCCTCTACAAGCTGTTCCTGGGGGCAG ATTGCGTGAACCTCTCTGATCTCTTGGCCGTGGTGCAGCTATCCCTCCAAGCCGACCTCAGCGTCCGCCTGGACGTTTGTCGCCAG CTCTTCCACCTCATCTATGGACAGCCAGACATAGTGCGGCTGCTGGCCCGACAGGCTGGCTGGCAGGATGTGCTGACCCGGCTGTACGTCCTGGAGGCCACCACAGTTGCCAgtcccctgcccttctccccagaGCCAGCCCTATGCAAGCCACCCACCGAGTCACCTGAGACTTCGGATGTCTTCTTGCCCTCAGAGacccccagccctgaccctgaCACCTTTTATCATGCTCTCTCCCCATTTTGTATACCCTTTGACCTGGGCCTGGAACGGGCCAGCGTGGGTTCATGCAACACTGCCGGCGGGGGTGGTGGCAGCGGCAGTGGGACTCTtactccagccagccagcctggcACACCGTCCCCGCTGGACGGGCCCCGGCCCTTCCCTGTTGCCCACGGCCGCCATAGCTCCAGTCTCTCCAATGTGCTGGAGGATGGCAGCCTCCCGGAGCCCACCACCAGTGGGGATGATGCCTCAAATGCCAGCAACCCTCAG CAAACCTCTGAGGAGGAGTTGTGCAACCTGCTCACCAACGTGCTGTTCTCGGTGACATGGCGTGGTGTGGAAGGCAGTGATGAGGCCGCCTGGCGGGAGCGCGGCCAGGTGTTCTCGGTGCTCACCCAGCTGGGGGCCTCTGCTACGCTTGTGCGGCCACCGGACTGCATCAAGCGCAG cctcctggagATGATGCTTGAATCAGCCCTGACCGACATCAAAGAGGCCCCCGTTGGAGTCCTGGCCAGCCTTACCCAGCAGGCGCTTTGGCTGCTGCGCCTGCTGCAGGACTTCCTGTGCGCAGAGGGCCACGGTAACCAGGAGCTGTGGAGTGAGAAG CTCTTTGAAGGAGTGTGCAGCCTGCTTGACCGCCTGGGagcctggcctcacctggccaaTGGCACAGCGGATCTCCGAGAGATGGCACAGATTGGCCTGCGCCTAGTGCTTGGCTACATCCTGCTGGAGGACCCACAG CTGCACGCCCAGGCCTATGTGAAGCTGCACTCACTGCTGCAGACCACAGTGCCCATGCGGCGGGAAGAGGCCTGCTATGTGCTGTCTAAGCTGGAAGCGGCCCTGGCGCGGGCGCTGAACACCTCCCCCTCAAAAACGACCACCCAGGACAAGGAGTCCCCAAGtgcagctgctgctgccactgAACGCTGCTCGTGGCTGGTACCTCTGGTGCGGACGCTGCTGGACCGTGCCTATGGGCCGCTGGGGCTCCAGTGGGGACTGCCTTCCCTGCCACCCACCAACGGTAGCCCCACCTTCTTTGAGGACTTCCAGGCCTTTTGTGCCACACCTGAATGGCGCCACTTCATCGATAAGCAG GTACAACCCACCATGTCGCAGTTCGAGATGGACACGTACGCGAAGAGCCACGACCTCATGTCGGGCTTCTGGAACGCCTGCTACGACACGCTCATGAGTAGTGGACAGCGGCGCCAGCGGGAGCGGACACAGGGCCGCCGGGCCTTCCAG gagctgGTGCTGGAACCCGCGCAGAGGCGGGTGCGCCTGGAAGGGCTGCGCTACGGGGCCGCGGTGAAGCAGCAGGCAGCGCAGCAGTCCACCGCCCTGCTGCACTGGGGGGCGCTGTGGCGGCAGCTCTCCAGCCCCTGTGGGGCCTGGGCCCTGAg GGACCCACCTGTTCCGCGCTGGAAGCTGTCCAGCGCCGAGACGTACTCGCGCATGCGTCTGAAGCTAGTGCCCAACCACCACTTCAACCCGCACCTGGAAGCCAGCGCTCTGCGGGACAACCTGG GTGAGGGCCCCCTGACACCTACAGAGGAGGCCTCGCTGCCTCTAGCGGTGACCAAGGAGGCCAAAGTCAGCACTCTACCCGAGGAGCTGCAGGAAGACCAGCTGAGCGAGGAAGAGCTGGCTGCGCTAGAGAAAGC GATGCAGGCAGTGGAACTGGATGAGCAACATGAGAAGCTGGTGCTTTCAGCCGAGTGTCAGCTGGTCACGGTGGTGGCTGTGATCCCAGGGCTGCTGGAGATCACCACACAGCACGTGTACTTCTATGATGGCAGCGCCGAGCGTGTGGAAACGGAGGAGG GCATCGGCCACGACTTCCGGCGCCCGCTCACGCAGCTGCGAGAGGTCCACCTGCGCCGCTTCAACCTGCGCCGCTCAGCACTCGAGCTCTTCTTCATTGATCAAGCCAACTACTTCCTCAACTTCCCGTGCAAGGTGGGCGGGGCCATAGCCTCGTCTCCttgccaggcccccaggccccaaccctaccccatcccaccccacaccCAGGTACGGAACCAGATGTATTCGTTGCTCCTGCGCCTACGACCCCCGGCCCAAGGCTACCTAAGCAGCCGCTCCCCCCAGGAGATGCTGCGTGCCTCCGGCCTCACCCAG aaATGGGTACAGCGTGAGATTTCCAACTTCGAGTACTTGATGCAACTCAACACCATTGCGGGGCGGACCTACAATGACCTGTCTCAGTACCCTGTG TTCCCCTGGGTCCTGCAGGACTACGTGTCCCCAACTTTGGACCTCAGCAACCCGGCCGTCTTCCGCGACCTGTCCAAGCCCATCGGTGTGGTGAATCCCAAGCACGCCCAACTCGTGAGGGAGAA GTACGAGAGCTTCGAGGACCCAGCGGGCACCATTGACAAGTTCCACTATGGCACCCACTATTCCAACGCCGCAGGCGTGATGCACTACCTCATCCGCGTGGAACCCTTCACCTCCCTGCATGTCCAGCTGCAGAGTGGCCG CTTTGACTGCTCCGACCGACAGTTCCACTCAGTGGCAGCAGCCTGGCAGGCCCGCCTGGAGAGCCCTGCTGATGTGAAGGAGCTCATCCCAGAGTTCTTCTACTTCCCCGACTTCCTGGAAAACCAGAACG GCTTCGACTTGGGCTGCCTCCAGCTGACCAACGAGAAGGTGGGCGACGTGGTGCTGCCTCCGTGGGCCAGCTCTCCTGAGGACTTCATCCAGCAGCACCGCCAGGCTCTG gagtcAGAGTATGTGTCTGCCCACCTGCATGAGTGGATTGACCTCATCTTTGGCTACAAGCAGCGGGGCCCAGCTGCGGAAGAAGCCCTCAACGTCTTCTATTACTGCACCTATGAGG GGGCCGTGGACCTGGACCACGTGGTGGATGAGCGGGAACGGAAGGCTCTGGAGGGCATCATCAGTAATTTCGGGCAGACTCCCTGTCAGCTGCTAAAG GAGCCACATCCAGCTCGGCTGTCAGCCGAGGAAGCAGCCCAACGCCTTGCACGTCTGGACACTAACTCGCCTAGCATCTTCCAACACCTGGACCAGCTCAAGGCCTTCTTTGCAGAG GTCATCAGTGAAGGCGTGCCCCTGGTGCTGGCCGTGGTCCCCCACCGGCAGTCCCACTCTTTCACCATCCAGGGCTCCTCAGATCTGTTG GTGACTGTGAGTGCCAGTGGGCTGCTGGGCATCCACAACTGGTTGCCCTATGACCGTAACATAAACAACTACTTCAGCTTcaacaaagaccccaccataGGCAACCCCAA GATGCAACGACTGCTGAGTGGCCCGTGGGTGCCGGAAAGTGGCGTGAGTGGGCAAGCCCTGGCAGTGGCCCCCGACGCAAAGCTGCTGTTCAGTGGTGGCCACTGGGATGGCAGCCTGCGAGTGACTGCACTGCCCCGGGGCAAGCTGTTGAAGCAACTCAACCGTCACCTTG ACGTGGTGACCTGCCTTGCACTGGACACCTGTGGCATCTACCTCATCTCAGGCTCCCGGGACACCACGTGCATGGTGTGGCGGCTCCTGCAGGAG ggtggcCTCTCTGTGGGACTGGCGTCAAAGCCCGTGCAGGTCCTCTATGGGCATGAGGCTGCAGTAAGCTGTGTGGCCATCAACACTGAACTCGACATGGCTGTATCGGGATCtgag GATGGAACTGTGATCATCCACACTGTACGCCGTGGCCAGTTTGTGGCAGCACTACGGCCCCCGGGGGCCACATTACCCGGACCCGTGTTCCATCTGGCGCTGGGGTCTGAGGGCCACATTGTGGTACAGAGCTCGGCGCGGGAGCGTGTGGGGGCTCAG GTCACCTACTCCTTGCACCTGTACTCCGTGAATGGGAAGTTACGGGCTTCACTGCCCCTGGTAGAGCAGCCCACAGCCCTGGCGGTGACAGAGGACTTTGTTCTGCTGGGCACAGCCCAGTGTGCCCTGCACATCCTCCACCTGAACAA ACTGCTCCCGGCGGCGCCCCCCCTTCCCATGAAGGTGCCCATCCGCAGCGTGGCAGTGACCAAGGAGCGCAGCCACGTGCTCGTGGGCCTGGAGGACGGCAAGCTGATTGTCGTGGGCGCGGGGCAGCCCTCCGAG GCGCGCAGCAGCCAGTTCGCGCGGAAGCTGTGGCGGTCCTCCAGGCGCATCTCGCAGGTGTCCTCGGGGGAGACGGAGTACAACCCGGGAGAGGCGCGCTGA